A stretch of the Janthinobacterium sp. B9-8 genome encodes the following:
- a CDS encoding alpha/beta hydrolase family protein, with protein sequence MRLLLLLTLIMSPLTIAAYQTPPAELQAIVDAPRGPLFRLGPKHGTALLLSLPGLPGISDVAQPELKLAGLRINPRMSSQSRFDFANGASLLDIKTGLSRSISGLPKEARIADTAWSANERWIAFSRWGDTGVELWLIDVAQASAKPLIKAPINAIAGAGFSWLSASEQLLVQLKPAGTAPTAALTPSGPNTQDSQPGAKSSIRTYADMLKTPADADLLDWHLQSQLATVNLKGEIKKIAQPLTLLAASSSPDGELILTTSLRRPYSYLLPVSYFPQAVEVWNKQGKLLKTIALPLQDRIPPGNDAVSKEPRDFAWRKDLPATLTWLEAQDGGNPATEAKIRDALFQQSAPFTAPPQKLIELAWRASSLHWGSGDLAMVEESWWKTRDTRTWLIRPDHPEQAPELLTARKSEDRYADPGEPVLAKNAYGQNILKSDGKAIYLIGEGAGPEGDRPFLDRYELASKKSKRLWQSQAPFYEIPVAMLGEQQIISSREANTERPNFYLRDLAGDAKPRALTQFPHPTPQLKDVQKQKIQYTRKDGVMLDATLYLPAGYKAKRDGPLPMLMWAYPREFKNAQLASQVRESPYRFNRISYNGPQAMLARGYAVLDNPAMPIVGEGKTEPNDNYLPQLTMNAEAAVDAVVKLGVADRNKIAVGGHSYGAFMTANLLAHTRLFKAGIARSGAYNRTLTPFGFQSEDRNFWEAKPVYQAMAPFNFSDQIKDPLLLIHGEMDNNSGTFPVQSERMYQALQGLGARARLVMLPNESHGYRARESIMQMLWEQDQWLETYLKAKP encoded by the coding sequence ATGCGCCTACTTCTGCTACTTACCCTGATTATGAGCCCTCTTACCATCGCCGCTTATCAAACACCGCCAGCCGAATTGCAAGCCATCGTCGACGCCCCGCGTGGCCCCTTGTTCCGCCTTGGCCCCAAGCACGGCACAGCCCTGCTACTCAGCCTGCCGGGCTTACCCGGCATCAGCGATGTGGCCCAGCCCGAATTAAAGCTCGCTGGCCTGCGTATCAATCCAAGAATGAGCAGCCAAAGCCGCTTTGATTTTGCCAATGGTGCCAGCCTGCTGGATATCAAAACCGGACTAAGCCGCAGCATCAGCGGCTTGCCCAAGGAAGCACGGATTGCGGACACCGCATGGTCAGCCAATGAGCGCTGGATTGCATTCAGCCGCTGGGGCGATACGGGCGTTGAGCTATGGCTGATCGATGTCGCTCAAGCCAGCGCCAAGCCTTTAATTAAAGCCCCCATCAACGCGATTGCGGGGGCTGGCTTTAGCTGGCTGAGTGCCAGCGAGCAATTGCTGGTGCAGCTCAAACCCGCAGGCACGGCCCCCACGGCGGCACTCACTCCAAGTGGCCCGAATACCCAGGACAGCCAGCCCGGAGCCAAAAGTTCGATCCGTACCTACGCCGATATGCTGAAAACACCGGCCGATGCTGATCTGCTTGACTGGCATCTGCAAAGCCAGCTGGCTACCGTAAACCTAAAAGGCGAGATCAAAAAAATCGCCCAGCCGCTCACCCTACTGGCGGCTAGCAGCTCCCCTGATGGTGAGTTGATTCTGACTACCTCGCTACGCCGCCCTTATTCTTATTTGCTGCCGGTTTCATACTTCCCACAGGCGGTTGAGGTTTGGAATAAGCAGGGCAAGCTGCTTAAAACGATCGCACTGCCGCTGCAAGATCGCATCCCGCCGGGCAACGACGCCGTATCCAAAGAGCCGCGAGATTTTGCATGGCGCAAAGATCTGCCCGCCACACTTACTTGGCTAGAAGCGCAGGACGGTGGCAATCCGGCGACTGAAGCCAAAATACGCGATGCGCTCTTCCAGCAAAGCGCACCCTTCACCGCTCCGCCACAAAAGCTGATCGAGCTGGCTTGGCGTGCCTCATCACTACACTGGGGAAGTGGCGATCTGGCCATGGTCGAAGAATCATGGTGGAAAACGCGCGATACCCGCACTTGGCTCATCCGCCCCGATCACCCAGAGCAAGCACCTGAGCTGCTCACTGCTCGTAAATCAGAAGACCGCTACGCCGATCCGGGTGAGCCGGTGCTGGCAAAAAACGCCTACGGCCAGAACATCCTTAAGAGCGACGGCAAGGCTATTTATTTGATAGGCGAAGGCGCAGGCCCAGAAGGCGACCGGCCCTTTTTAGACCGCTATGAATTAGCTAGCAAAAAATCAAAGCGCCTCTGGCAATCACAAGCACCGTTTTATGAAATCCCTGTCGCCATGCTGGGCGAGCAGCAAATCATCAGCAGCCGCGAAGCCAATACCGAAAGGCCTAACTTTTATCTACGCGATCTTGCGGGCGATGCCAAACCTCGGGCGCTTACTCAGTTTCCGCATCCCACGCCGCAACTTAAAGACGTGCAAAAGCAAAAAATCCAGTACACGCGCAAAGATGGTGTAATGCTGGATGCCACGCTGTATCTGCCTGCAGGCTACAAAGCAAAACGCGATGGCCCGCTACCGATGCTGATGTGGGCTTACCCGCGTGAATTTAAAAACGCCCAACTCGCCAGCCAAGTGCGCGAATCGCCATACCGCTTTAACCGCATCAGCTACAACGGCCCGCAAGCCATGCTGGCCCGTGGCTACGCCGTGCTCGACAACCCCGCCATGCCCATTGTGGGCGAAGGCAAAACCGAGCCTAACGATAACTATCTGCCGCAGCTCACCATGAATGCCGAAGCCGCTGTCGATGCTGTAGTGAAGCTGGGTGTCGCCGATCGCAATAAAATCGCCGTCGGCGGCCATAGCTACGGCGCTTTTATGACTGCTAATCTGCTAGCGCATACCCGCCTATTTAAAGCTGGCATCGCCAGATCCGGTGCTTATAACCGCACGCTCACCCCATTTGGCTTTCAATCTGAAGACCGTAATTTCTGGGAGGCCAAACCCGTCTACCAAGCCATGGCTCCATTCAACTTTTCCGATCAGATCAAAGACCCGCTGCTGCTCATCCACGGCGAAATGGACAACAACTCCGGCACCTTCCCCGTGCAAAGCGAGCGCATGTACCAAGCCCTGCAAGGCTTGGGCGCAAGAGCACGCCTCGTGATGCTGCCCAATGAAAGCCACGGCTACCGCGCCCGTGAATCCATTATGCAAATGCTGTGGGAGCAGGATCAGTGGCTGGAGACGTATTTAAAAGCCAAGCCATAA
- a CDS encoding ATP-binding protein — protein sequence MSIPSAPPHPRAMIPPMLRALVSVSYAILSTEGTIIDANDGFYQLLQQDPASRADNITPFMINPDFNTLTARIAHSEDGVLHRGILNFLDSQGLGHSQVGLVYCRNSNIELISEYDIKENEQLIQTVLTLNQELADKQRELVRANRAQARLLKKLEDTQSQLLQSEKMASIGQLAAGIAHEINNPIAFVSANLRTMGEYINDILSVLDAYTAAETMLSPSALAAIKRLYQERDIPYLREDSQQLLNESRDGLRRVRDIVQNLKYFSQIDQASEQMADLHKGLESTLQIIQSTLSPDTLIQREYGKIPLLQCHLAEINQVFLNLLTNATQAISGQGLITLRTGSDKNWVWIDIEDNGCGIPPELQSRVFEPFFTTRPVGSGTGLGLSLAWKIISDHGGHIVLNSTPDQGSLFRICLPLASPESRAQQ from the coding sequence ATGTCCATCCCTTCTGCCCCACCGCACCCCCGTGCCATGATTCCCCCCATGCTTAGAGCGCTGGTTTCAGTCAGCTATGCCATCCTCAGCACCGAGGGCACGATCATCGACGCCAACGATGGTTTCTATCAGCTACTGCAGCAAGACCCAGCCTCCAGAGCAGACAATATCACCCCATTTATGATTAACCCCGATTTCAACACCCTTACCGCCCGAATAGCGCACAGTGAGGATGGCGTTTTACACCGGGGCATTCTTAATTTTTTAGATAGCCAAGGCCTTGGGCATTCTCAGGTAGGCTTGGTCTATTGCCGTAACAGCAATATCGAATTGATTAGTGAATACGATATAAAAGAAAACGAGCAGCTTATCCAAACCGTGCTCACCTTAAATCAGGAACTCGCCGATAAACAACGCGAGCTGGTACGCGCCAACCGTGCACAAGCCCGCCTGCTCAAAAAACTCGAAGATACCCAGAGCCAATTACTACAAAGCGAAAAAATGGCCTCTATCGGCCAGCTTGCTGCGGGTATCGCCCACGAAATCAATAATCCCATCGCCTTTGTCAGCGCCAATTTAAGAACCATGGGCGAATATATCAACGATATATTAAGCGTGCTCGACGCCTACACCGCTGCCGAAACAATGCTCTCCCCCAGCGCCCTCGCAGCAATCAAGCGGCTCTATCAGGAACGGGATATTCCCTATCTGCGTGAAGACAGCCAGCAGCTCCTTAATGAATCCCGCGATGGGCTACGGCGTGTACGGGATATTGTGCAAAATCTGAAATATTTTTCTCAAATTGATCAGGCGAGCGAGCAAATGGCTGATCTGCACAAAGGGCTGGAGAGCACCCTGCAGATTATTCAAAGTACGCTCAGCCCCGACACCCTTATCCAGCGCGAATACGGCAAGATCCCTCTGCTGCAATGTCATTTAGCAGAGATCAATCAAGTTTTTCTTAATCTGCTGACCAATGCCACACAAGCCATTAGCGGCCAAGGATTAATCACCTTGCGCACAGGCAGCGACAAAAACTGGGTCTGGATAGATATTGAGGATAACGGCTGCGGCATACCACCAGAACTACAATCAAGAGTTTTCGAGCCATTTTTTACCACTCGCCCCGTAGGCAGCGGAACGGGCCTTGGGCTTTCTCTGGCTTGGAAAATCATCTCAGACCACGGCGGCCACATAGTATTAAATAGCACGCCAGACCAAGGCAGCCTGTTTCGTATTTGCTTGCCATTAGCTAGCCCGGAAAGCCGCGCTCAACAATGA
- a CDS encoding cobalamin B12-binding domain-containing protein, translating to MAILSEILHEHCDAAADYATARIYVTHPDLQHRFGDKGKRSCRADIALHISFLTGALSSGNSKPFSEYICWLDSVLAARNVPSNSLGESLHWLANYFEHKLCPIDHATVLAIFNDASSALSTARVSTQIPAFMQCLPIPHQATSSLTDKLVAGNVRETHELLHQAYLDGAEYLDITTHLLQPSMYQVGHLWQQNRISVAQEHLATAIVQNELTQAFSIADFSPPNGKRALFACVEGNLHSIGICMVADSFELAGWEVQQLGANLPITALLAQISAWHPELVGLSISQAQHLETLRRTIAAIHGEFGEHRPQIMIGGLSTNALSEMWRTLKADSWSPSADLAQIETS from the coding sequence ATGGCCATTCTCAGCGAGATCCTCCACGAGCACTGCGATGCGGCCGCAGACTATGCCACAGCTAGAATTTACGTCACCCATCCCGACCTGCAACATCGTTTTGGCGACAAGGGTAAACGCAGCTGCCGAGCCGATATTGCACTCCATATCTCATTCTTAACTGGCGCTTTAAGTAGTGGCAATAGCAAACCCTTTAGCGAATACATCTGCTGGCTTGATAGTGTGCTGGCTGCACGCAATGTGCCCAGCAACTCGCTTGGCGAATCGCTGCACTGGCTGGCCAACTATTTTGAGCACAAACTCTGCCCCATTGATCACGCCACTGTTTTAGCAATTTTCAACGATGCCAGCAGTGCACTTTCTACAGCAAGAGTATCAACACAAATACCCGCATTTATGCAGTGCCTGCCTATACCCCACCAAGCCACTAGTTCACTGACTGATAAACTAGTCGCAGGCAATGTTCGTGAAACCCATGAGCTGCTGCATCAGGCCTACCTTGATGGGGCAGAGTATTTAGATATTACGACCCACCTTTTACAGCCCTCTATGTATCAGGTTGGCCATCTTTGGCAACAAAACCGAATTAGCGTAGCCCAAGAACATCTGGCGACCGCCATTGTGCAAAATGAGCTAACACAAGCATTCAGCATTGCTGACTTTTCCCCTCCAAATGGAAAACGAGCGCTATTTGCCTGCGTAGAAGGCAATTTGCACTCGATCGGTATATGTATGGTGGCTGATTCATTCGAATTAGCAGGGTGGGAAGTACAACAGTTAGGGGCAAATCTGCCCATAACTGCTTTGCTCGCACAGATTTCAGCTTGGCACCCGGAGCTAGTGGGTTTGTCAATTTCTCAAGCCCAGCATTTAGAGACTTTAAGGCGAACCATTGCAGCCATTCACGGAGAATTTGGCGAACACCGCCCGCAGATCATGATAGGAGGGCTCAGCACCAACGCCCTTAGCGAAATGTGGCGCACGCTGAAGGCCGATAGTTGGTCTCCTTCTGCTGATCTTGCTCAAATAGAAACCAGCTGA
- a CDS encoding antibiotic biosynthesis monooxygenase family protein translates to MFIAISHFTVANHTHDAIAEAFLQRPHLVDGSEGFIRMEVWNPASDPTQFMLITWWQNAASFHSWHHSHNYRQSHQNIPKNLKLVPGTTHIEYFNLLCD, encoded by the coding sequence ATGTTTATTGCCATAAGCCACTTTACAGTAGCGAATCATACCCATGATGCGATTGCAGAGGCCTTTCTGCAGCGCCCCCATTTGGTAGATGGCAGCGAAGGTTTTATACGGATGGAGGTATGGAACCCTGCATCAGATCCCACGCAATTTATGCTCATCACTTGGTGGCAAAACGCAGCAAGCTTTCATAGCTGGCACCACAGCCATAACTATCGGCAATCCCATCAAAACATTCCCAAAAACCTGAAACTGGTGCCCGGCACAACGCACATCGAATACTTCAACTTACTTTGTGATTGA
- a CDS encoding ClpXP protease specificity-enhancing factor has product MQTVSTKPYLIRALHEWCSDHSYTPYLVVRVMGKMQVPMEHVKNNEIVLDISYNATHNLSIGNDYISFSARFSGVSREILVPIGCVVSIFSRENGEGMGFEYEGPSETTETPDNGPDDTPPRPSGKPQLRIVK; this is encoded by the coding sequence ATGCAAACCGTATCTACCAAACCGTATTTAATTCGCGCACTGCATGAATGGTGTTCGGACCATAGCTACACGCCCTATCTGGTTGTGCGGGTTATGGGTAAGATGCAAGTGCCGATGGAGCACGTTAAAAATAACGAGATCGTGCTGGATATTAGCTATAACGCCACGCACAATCTGAGCATCGGTAACGACTACATCAGTTTTTCAGCGCGCTTTAGCGGTGTTTCCAGAGAGATTCTGGTGCCGATAGGTTGTGTGGTTTCTATTTTCTCACGTGAAAACGGTGAAGGAATGGGCTTTGAATACGAAGGCCCGAGTGAAACCACAGAAACACCAGATAACGGCCCGGATGACACCCCGCCCCGCCCTAGTGGCAAGCCGCAGCTGCGGATTGTGAAATAA
- a CDS encoding glutathione S-transferase N-terminal domain-containing protein: MMKLYSGTSCPFSHRCRIVLFEKGMDFEIIDVDVHSKPEDLAVMNPYNEVPVLIERDLTLYESNIINEYIDERFPHPQLMPADPVMRARARLMLFNFERELFIHVKTLETSGTTKKEMEKARATIRDNLTQIAPLFAKQKFMLGEEFSMLDVAIAPLIWRFEHYGIEVTKALAPIMKYGERLFSRQAFIDSLTANEKAMRK, translated from the coding sequence ATGATGAAGCTGTATTCCGGTACATCCTGCCCGTTCAGTCACCGCTGCCGCATTGTCCTGTTTGAAAAGGGCATGGATTTCGAAATCATTGACGTTGATGTTCACAGCAAGCCAGAAGATCTGGCGGTGATGAATCCGTACAATGAAGTCCCTGTGCTGATTGAACGCGATCTAACGTTGTATGAATCAAACATCATCAATGAGTATATCGACGAGCGTTTTCCACATCCGCAGCTCATGCCAGCAGATCCTGTGATGCGCGCCCGTGCCCGTCTGATGTTATTTAACTTCGAGCGCGAGCTGTTTATCCATGTAAAAACACTAGAAACCAGCGGCACTACAAAAAAAGAAATGGAAAAGGCCCGCGCAACGATTCGCGACAACCTCACCCAAATCGCACCTTTATTTGCTAAGCAAAAATTTATGCTGGGCGAAGAATTCTCGATGCTCGACGTAGCAATTGCGCCACTGATCTGGCGCTTTGAGCACTACGGTATTGAAGTAACCAAGGCACTTGCGCCAATCATGAAATATGGTGAGCGCCTGTTTAGCCGTCAAGCCTTTATCGATTCGCTGACTGCGAACGAAAAAGCGATGCGTAAGTAA
- a CDS encoding response regulator has translation MARILLVDDEANILSSLKRTLNAKDEFDGTSAAYDIHTFTDARAALLASETKVFDLVISDYRMPDLDGVAFLTDFRYRQPDCIRIILSGMTDLAGLVLAINEVEIYRFLSKPWNDFELRSTVAGALRFQKVCVENQKLADELRLIRSQTQSKDTELKRLEDAMPGITRVNWGPDGSVLINDK, from the coding sequence ATGGCCCGCATACTACTTGTTGATGATGAAGCGAACATCCTGTCCTCGCTGAAACGCACACTCAATGCCAAAGATGAGTTTGACGGCACCTCTGCCGCTTACGATATCCACACGTTTACCGATGCCAGAGCCGCACTACTGGCCAGCGAAACCAAAGTCTTTGATTTGGTGATCTCTGATTACCGCATGCCCGATTTGGATGGCGTGGCGTTTCTCACCGATTTTCGCTACAGGCAGCCCGATTGTATTCGCATTATTTTATCCGGTATGACCGATTTGGCGGGCTTGGTTCTGGCCATCAATGAGGTTGAGATCTACCGCTTTTTAAGCAAACCCTGGAATGATTTCGAGCTACGCTCTACGGTGGCTGGTGCATTACGCTTTCAGAAAGTGTGCGTAGAAAATCAAAAGCTAGCCGATGAATTAAGGCTTATCCGCAGCCAAACACAAAGTAAAGATACAGAACTAAAACGATTAGAAGACGCCATGCCAGGCATTACCCGTGTTAATTGGGGACCCGATGGCTCGGTGCTGATTAATGACAAATAA
- a CDS encoding HD domain-containing phosphohydrolase produces the protein MSELIHLEPAEPPSAPSFTVLCVDDEVNILAALRRLLRRTGHTILTAESGAAGLVILGQEKVDLIISDMRMPEMTGAEFLAITLDYWPDTARILLTGYADIHSTIDAINKARIHRYVSKPWDDEEMLRIVDDALTVKRLEKEKSQLSSIVQRQNETLQQLNSSLESQVKVRTAELEMTMQELNMTHDKLKKGFITSIKVFANLMEMRADKLAGHARVIADLTRQVARQLKLPEAEVQDAFIAALLHCIGKIGLPDALLAKPYVEMNLQERNVYGTYPSKGHAALMALEQLQNASQTIRSQHERYDGLGYPDKLAGGEIPIGARILSLCRDFEALQAGFLTGKPMSRNEAIKNIESSNGKRYDPKVVDAFCTVVAKPENTPQISEQMIRSKDLKPQMTLSRDLIASDVMLLAKDHVLDQRLVNQIRAFEIADNISLEIYIQVK, from the coding sequence GTGTCAGAACTTATTCATCTCGAGCCAGCGGAGCCGCCTTCAGCACCAAGCTTCACCGTGCTATGCGTAGACGACGAGGTGAATATTCTTGCTGCACTACGCCGCCTGTTACGCAGAACCGGCCACACTATTCTCACAGCCGAAAGTGGTGCAGCAGGCTTGGTCATACTGGGGCAAGAAAAAGTTGATTTGATTATTTCTGATATGCGCATGCCAGAAATGACAGGCGCCGAATTTTTAGCAATCACTTTAGATTACTGGCCTGATACCGCACGTATTTTACTGACCGGTTATGCAGATATCCATTCCACTATTGATGCCATTAATAAAGCACGCATTCACCGCTATGTATCTAAGCCTTGGGATGATGAAGAAATGCTGCGCATCGTCGATGATGCGCTGACGGTTAAACGCTTAGAAAAAGAAAAAAGCCAGCTCAGCTCGATTGTTCAAAGACAGAATGAAACGCTACAGCAGCTTAATAGCTCGCTAGAAAGCCAGGTCAAAGTTCGTACGGCAGAGCTAGAAATGACCATGCAAGAATTAAATATGACTCACGATAAACTAAAAAAAGGCTTTATTACCTCTATTAAGGTGTTTGCCAATTTAATGGAAATGCGGGCCGATAAACTGGCTGGGCACGCCAGAGTAATTGCAGATCTAACCCGGCAAGTCGCAAGACAGCTCAAGCTGCCCGAAGCTGAAGTTCAGGATGCTTTTATTGCGGCCCTGCTGCATTGCATAGGCAAAATAGGCTTACCTGATGCGCTCCTCGCCAAGCCCTATGTAGAAATGAATCTGCAAGAGCGCAATGTGTATGGCACGTATCCCAGCAAAGGGCATGCTGCACTTATGGCCTTAGAGCAATTACAAAACGCCTCACAAACCATACGCAGCCAGCATGAACGCTACGATGGGCTGGGCTACCCCGATAAGCTGGCGGGGGGCGAGATTCCAATTGGCGCACGAATTTTAAGTCTGTGCCGTGATTTTGAAGCACTACAAGCGGGCTTTCTTACCGGCAAGCCTATGTCGCGTAATGAAGCTATTAAAAATATAGAAAGCAGTAACGGTAAACGTTATGACCCCAAGGTGGTAGACGCTTTTTGCACCGTCGTGGCTAAACCGGAAAATACGCCGCAAATTAGCGAGCAAATGATCAGAAGCAAAGATTTAAAACCACAAATGACGCTATCTCGAGATTTAATCGCTTCGGATGTCATGCTGCTAGCCAAAGATCATGTGCTTGATCAACGACTGGTTAATCAGATCCGCGCCTTTGAAATCGCCGACAACATCAGCTTAGAAATTTATATTCAGGTGAAATAA
- a CDS encoding ATP-binding protein, translating to MSTPILINSICSQLPLPAWQKDAKLCYVWANAAWQSFANQHDGNEWLGKNDHDFFSAKIAKTIEKGDLFSLEKGVSDEEITLTNKEGQEKTMQLHRLPHYDNDGKITGITALAIDITYSKLLLKQMENMMSEMDIQRNALNKNALIAITKESGQFVYVSEPLCLLSGYSKQELMSLTRFDIGLIPDQHFSESIRNLSPLQAIQFETHAKSKNGDDYWLETLLVPMDIYAGQEKNYYEISTNITASKHREETLEHEVKIRVEESHRNTLALEKRNAELITLNDQLRNIQSQLLQSEKLASIGQLAAGIAHEINNPIGYVSSNLGALDGYLSDIFYLIDKYESTIHPHMEEHTILINERKKIDFDFIKEDINSLINESREGIKRVKNIVQNLKDFSRIDSNQKWEEADIHAGINSTLNIVQNEIKYKAEVIREYGDLPLVTCVISQLNQIFLNMLVNASHAIEKQGKIYIRTRRKDEQVCISFSDNGKGIAAEHVNRIFDPFFTTKPIGQGTGLGLSLSYGIVKEHHGHIDVHSILGEGTTFDIWLPIKQE from the coding sequence ATGAGCACCCCTATTTTAATTAACAGTATTTGCTCACAACTTCCCTTACCCGCATGGCAAAAAGACGCCAAGCTATGCTATGTATGGGCCAATGCCGCATGGCAAAGTTTTGCTAACCAGCATGATGGTAATGAATGGCTAGGTAAAAATGATCATGATTTTTTCTCAGCAAAAATAGCAAAAACCATTGAAAAAGGAGATCTATTCAGCTTAGAAAAAGGTGTAAGCGATGAAGAAATTACCCTTACAAATAAAGAAGGGCAAGAAAAAACCATGCAGCTGCACCGGCTGCCGCACTATGATAATGATGGAAAAATAACCGGCATTACTGCACTCGCTATTGATATTACTTATAGCAAACTACTATTAAAACAAATGGAAAACATGATGTCCGAAATGGACATTCAAAGAAATGCGCTTAATAAAAATGCCTTAATTGCGATCACAAAAGAAAGCGGCCAGTTTGTCTATGTGAGCGAACCGCTTTGCTTACTTTCCGGATATAGCAAACAAGAGTTAATGTCATTAACTCGATTCGATATTGGGCTAATCCCTGACCAGCACTTCTCTGAATCAATACGAAACTTAAGCCCTTTGCAAGCCATTCAATTTGAAACACACGCAAAATCAAAAAATGGCGATGATTATTGGCTGGAAACACTACTTGTTCCTATGGATATTTATGCTGGACAAGAGAAAAATTATTATGAAATAAGCACTAATATCACAGCCAGTAAACACCGTGAAGAAACACTAGAGCATGAAGTAAAAATACGTGTTGAAGAATCACATAGAAACACCCTTGCCTTAGAAAAAAGAAATGCTGAGCTCATCACACTTAATGACCAGCTACGGAATATTCAAAGCCAATTACTCCAATCAGAAAAACTAGCCTCAATAGGACAGCTGGCGGCAGGTATTGCACATGAAATTAACAATCCAATAGGTTATGTCAGCTCTAATCTTGGGGCCTTAGATGGCTATTTAAGTGATATATTTTACTTAATTGATAAATATGAATCCACCATTCATCCACATATGGAAGAGCATACCATTCTGATCAATGAGAGAAAAAAAATTGATTTTGATTTTATAAAAGAAGATATTAATTCATTAATAAATGAATCAAGAGAAGGCATAAAAAGAGTTAAAAATATCGTTCAAAACCTGAAAGATTTTTCAAGAATCGATTCAAACCAAAAATGGGAAGAAGCCGATATTCATGCGGGCATAAACAGCACATTAAATATTGTGCAAAATGAAATAAAATATAAAGCTGAAGTAATAAGAGAGTATGGCGACTTACCTTTAGTAACCTGTGTAATTTCTCAATTAAATCAAATATTCTTAAACATGCTGGTTAATGCCAGCCATGCGATTGAAAAGCAAGGGAAAATTTATATTAGAACCCGGCGCAAAGATGAACAAGTGTGCATTTCATTTAGTGATAATGGCAAGGGAATTGCTGCTGAACATGTAAACCGGATTTTTGATCCTTTTTTTACAACCAAACCGATAGGTCAGGGTACGGGCTTAGGCTTATCTCTTTCTTACGGAATTGTGAAAGAACATCATGGGCATATTGATGTTCACAGTATATTAGGCGAAGGGACCACTTTCGATATTTGGCTACCAATTAAGCAAGAATGA